Within the Prevotella scopos JCM 17725 genome, the region ATTACAATGACCTCATCTTTGAAGGCAAACTACCCGTACCAAAGCTAAAATGGTCACGTGCTAAAACTCGTTTGGGACAGATGGCATGCAAAAGAAAAACGAGTTGGGGACGTATAAAGTACTATGACTTCACCATTTCTATTTCCAACTATTATAAACTCACGAAAGAAGAGATAGACGATGTGCTCATCCACGAGATGATACACTACTCTATTGCCTATACAGGATTGAAAGACACATCAGCACATGGCATTGTCTTTCGTGGTATGATGGACAAAATAAACCGTACTTTCAATAGACACATCACTATCTCTGTGCGCACACGCAACCTACAAGCACGCAGCGTACAACAACCCAAAGACTATCTCATATTGGCATTAAAGATGAAAGATGGCAAGTATTTTCTCTCTTCCGTCAATCCCTCTGCTGCTGGGAAATTGGCAATTTCCCTTGCTCGCGCTCGTGAAATAGCACATTACGCGTGGTATCAGTCACAAGATGAATACTTCCGCAGTATGCCACGTGTGCGCTCTTTGCGTGGTAGACAAGTGTCTGCAGAGGTCTACGAAACGATGATTGAGAAGATGAAACTACTAAAATAAAAGGCTGATAGAAGCCTAAAAACGAATTATTTTCACAACAAGAAAGAATTATTTTCATGAAGAAAAATATTTATTTACGTGAAGAAAAATATTTATTTTCATGAAAAGAATTTAGACACTGCCATTGATAGGTATACTGACAGTACGGATATTAAACAAAAAACGCCTTTGCAGGACTTCTGCAAAGGCGTTTTCTATTTTATAAAAGATGTCTATCAGCTTAGAATACTGGTACAATCCAGAAGTGCATAGCTCGGTTTTCAGCTGGCAACTGATACTTCTTCAGAGGTTCTGAACCCCAACTATCAATACCACCTACACCCATCATTGCGGCATCCAACGTGAGGTTAGTGTACTTAGACATTGGTACCTGATAACTGTGACGCTGATGCTTCTCACTTCCCTCATCGAGGTCAGAGATGTTATAATGCAATGCACTGGCTGAGAAAGCTGCCTCATCAAACAATACTCGGAATCCATGACCGCTGTTGTCAGTCTGCTGCCACCAGCGAACGTCGCTCTTCGTGCCTGTCTCCTGTGGACGGATGTAAGGGAAGAACTGCTTGTCGGCAGTCTGCTCATAACGTCCAATGCGCTGTGAAAGCTTACGGTCGGCATAGTTCTCGATAGGTCCACGACCGTAGAACACCGACTTATCCATATTATAAGGCAACTGCATCAACATTCCGAAACGTGGAAGCTGAGGAGCCTTGCTACCTTCCTTCATTTCCATATCCATACTAACATGAAGCGCACCATCAGCTGCAACATGGTAAACAAGGCACAACTGCCCACCTACCTGTGGTAAATCGTATTCTGCTGTGAGGCGATTCATCTTTTTATCAACTTCTAATGACTTCAATGTCATTGTAGGATTCTTCCATACTGACAGGCGATTCTGGAAGTTAGTACCCATATCATTGTCTGTCATAGCACGCCAGAAGTTAGGCTTCAAGCTACCACCTTCACCCAAGAAGTTACGACCATCAACCTGATAACTGCTGAGGAAACCTGTCTTGCGATCGAATACGAGGTCGAAGTTGTTGCCTGCAAAGCGCACAACACCTTCTTTCACATTGTCAGTTACCTTCACCTTATTCTTTACAACAGGCTCCATCTTTGGCATTGGCTGCCAAGGCTGTACCTCCATCTGCATTTCTGCTACAGTCTGACCAGATGTCATCAGTGGTTCAGCAGTCTTCAACTTAAAGTCGATATTCAAGAGAACTTCACCGTCAAAATCCTTACCAACTATTGGTAAAGTGTATTCAACCGTCTGCTGTGGTGCAACATTCAGTTCTTCAATCGCGCCCTTTTCAACAACCTTACCCTCGTTAACAAGGCTCCATTCCATACGATAGTTGCTTAGATCACGGAAGAAGTATTCATTGTGAACAGCAATCTTGCCCTGCTTGAGGTCAACTGGTCGAGCCCAGATATTCTGATATTCATAGGCAACCTCATAAGCATGTGGATTCAACTGACGGTCAGGACCAATCATACCATTGCAGTTGAAGTTGTTGTCTGATGGGTCAGTCTTATTATAGTCACCACCGTATGTGTATTCCGTCTTCACATCAACCGCATCAGCCGCACGCTCATAATCTTCCAACCTACGAGAAGCATCAAACTTAGGATTGCGGTGTAAGCCTTGATCTACAAAGTCCCAATCAAATCCACCTTGGAATTTAGGATACTTACGAACAAGATCCCAGTACTCCTTCAAGTTACCACCAGAGTTACCCATCGTATGGTTATACTCGCATTGGATAAGTGGACGAGTGTATTGAGCGTTCTTTGAGTAATCTTCACAAGCCTTTGGAGAATAGTACATTGGGCAGAAAATATCCGTAGCATAGCCATTCAGCTCAGCACGCTCATACTGCACAGGGCGGCTCTGGTCCTGCGACTTAATCCAATCGTATGCATCATCGAAGTTTTTACTGTAACAAGTTTCATTGCCAAGACTCCAGAAAATAATACTTGGATGATTGAACTTCGTTCCGACATTATGCTGATTACGCTCCATAATCTGCTTAGCAAAAAGCGGACTACCAGATACTGCATCCTTATTATAGCCAAAGCCGTGGCTTTCTTGGTTAGCCTCAGCAACGACGTAGAGTCCATACTCGTCGCATAGGTCATACCAAATAGGGTCGTCAGGATAGTGACAAGTACGCACTGCATTGACATTCAAACGCTTCATCAGTTTGATATCTTGAATCATACGCTCACGTGTCACAACGTAACCACCATCTGGATCCATCTCATGACGGTTAGCTCCCTTAAAGAGAACGGGCTGACCATTAACCAAGACCTGCGAGTTTTTGATTTCAACCTTGCGGAAACCAACTTTGAGAGGGATTGTTTCAATAGCCTTACCCGTCTTGGCATCTTCAACATTCACATAGAGATTATAAAGATAAGGAGTCTCTGCTGTCCACTTCTTTGGGTTTCTTAATTCCATGAAAGCCTTAGCCTGCCCTGCCTTATCAGGTGTAACAACATCCTTGGCAGTAAGATTATTATCCGCATCCTCCAAGATTAAGAAAGCCTTTGTATTACCCGCTAACTGGAGATTGACGCTGAGCGTACCGTCCTTGTAATCATTTACGAGGTCAGGAGTTACACGAATATCTTTCAAATGCTGCTTTGCATCACGGGCATAGAGATAACTTTCACGAGCAACACCACTGAGACGCCAGAAGTCCTGATCCTCACAATAACTGCCATCTGACCAACGGAATACTTGGAAAGCAATTTGGTTATCGCCCTTCTTGAGATACTTCGTTACGTCAAATTCTGGTCCAATCTTAGAGTCTTCACTGTAGCCAACGAACTTACCATTCACCCACAGATATACACAAGATGTCACAGAGCCAAAATGAGCGATTATTTGTTTACCATCCCAATTGTCTGGTATGCGAATAGTACGACGATATGAACCAACATGGTTCTCCTTAATTGGAACCTCTGGAGGATTGTTCTTGAAGTTGCCACGCCATGCAAAACCAATGTTCACATAGACAGGGTCGCCATAGCCATTCACCTCCCAGATACCGGGAACAGGAAAGGTCTTCCACTGAGAATCATCGAAATCGGTACGGAAGAAATCTGTTGGACGCTGATCAGCATTCTCAACCCAATTGAACTTCCAATCCCCATCAAGTGAAAGGTAATTAGCCGACTTCTTCATATCAAACTTTGTTCCACGCAGATTTTCAAATGGTGCAAACGCAAAGAAGTCTGTATGCGTTGCAAAACGATTGACAGCATTCACCTGTAGGTCATGCCATTCGGTAAAAGTAGGCTCAATAACGGCTTTCTGTGCATGAATACCAGACATAGACATGCCCATCAGCAAAGCCGTTAGAAAAAGCTTTTCCATATTGATAATAATTTAGGTTTCTATCTTTAAGTTCCTCAACTCACAAAGAGTATATAATAAGGATAACACAACAAAATTAGCAAAAAAAACTGTAATCATCGACTTATGTCACGAAAAATATGTATATTTGCTTAGATAATCAGTATAAACAACATTTATTATATCCTAATATGGCCAGACAACACTTCCTAACCCATTCACTTGTTTGCTGCCTTTTACTAATTGGCTCTACAAATATTGCAAATGCGCAAAGAAGATATAAAGCCATTACTAAAAAGCAAAAGCAGCCGTTATTCCTCATGAGTGATACCCTACCTATCGTCGGTTCAATGGCAAAGGTAGGTGAGAAACAGATGAATAAAGGTTTGGTAAATTCAGCCATTAATGCCCTTTCCGGGCAAGCCGTTGGTGTAAATGTCGTTACGAATGGGCAGGATCGTATGGCAATGTTGACCAGTGTGCGCGTTCGTGGTACCACATCGCTTACTGGTGGTAATGACCCTCTAGTCCTTATAGATGGTGTTTCTTCTGATTTATCTACCCTATCCACCATTTATCCTGCTGATATCGAAAGCTTTACTATCCTCAAGAATGCTTCAGAAACGTCTAAGTATGGTTCACGAGGAGCATCGGGTGTTATCGAAGTAAAGACAAAGCGTGGCAATGGTAGTAAGTTCCAGATCTACTATGACGGAACTGCTGGCTTCGACGTTGTATACAAACGACTTCGAATGCTCAATGCTACGGAGTATGTTAGTGCTGCAAAAGCATTGGGATTAGACTATGTTGATAAGGGCTATGATACTAACTTTCAAAAAGAAATAGCACGAACAGGCTTCGTAAACTCACACCACGTAGCTTTTAGTGGAGGCAGTGAGAAGTCTAACTATCGTGCCTCACTGGGCTATGTGCGCGGTCAAACGGTTATTAAAAACAAGGATTACAATAACTTCGTGGCTAAGTTAGACATCTCACAGCTTGCCTTTGACGAGAGACTAAAAATAGACTTTGGTGCCTTCGGTTCATCTCAACAAGATGAAAAGATATTTGATATTCAAGCACTTTCCTACTCTATTGCTGCAATGAATCCAACACTCCCATTCCACAAAATAGGAAACGGCTGGCAGAGGAATGGCAATGCATCACAGATAGGACCGACAGAACCATTGCTATTTGAGCGTAACGATGAGAAGAATCTTACGTTCAATTCACATCTGCAGTTGTCCTTACAGCTAACACATAACCTTCAGTTAGCAGCCTTAGGTTCCTATTCTTACACCTCAACGGAGAACGGACGATTTGCTCCGACATGGGTATGGGCGCAAGGATTAGCATATAGAGGAGAACGAAAGACCGAAGATATGTTAGGTAACATCTCTCTTGATTGGAAATATCGTTGGGGGATTAACAATTTATCTGCCACCATTCTTGCTGAATATCAGAAGAAAAAGATGGCAGCTTTTTGGACACAAGTAAAGGGATTAACCAATAATTACTTTGGTTATGACAATCTTGGGGCAGCTTCTGACCGTCCTTATGGAGGAACTGGTAGTAGTTATGCTGACCCAAGTCTTGCCTCTTTTATGGGTACACTTACCTACACACTACTCGACCGATACACACTTAATCTGACAACACGTGCAGATGGTTCGTCAATGGTTGGCAAAGACCATACATGGGGAATCTTCCCTTCTATCTCAGCGACTTGGGATATGAAGAAAGAAAGTTTCCTACGCAACAATAAGAACATTAGTCTTCTGAACTTTCGAACCGGTTATGGTCGCTCTGGAAACCTTGGTGGAATCAGTTCTTATTTGACCTTAAGGCAATATATCCCAGTAGGTTTAATCTCGTATAATGGTACACCAACAGTCACAATGGGTACCTTACGCAACAGCAATCCTGACCTACGTTGGGAGACGCGCAGCACCTTTAATATTGGTACTGACCTTGGATTGTTCAACAATCGTCTGCTCCTTACAGCAGAGTATTACTATTCCAAGACTACCGATATGCTTTACGAATATGACGTACCTGTGCCAACTTTCGCCTTCGACAAGCTATTGGCAAATATCGGCTCTATGTCTAACAGTGGATTTGAGTTGGGTATCGGTATTGTTCCTATCTCAAAGAAAGATATGGAACTCAATGTCAATGTCAATATGGCATGGCAAAAGAACAAACTCCTTTCGCTCAATGGTAAGCTCAACGGAAGAAATATGACTGCATCAGACATAACACCAATTGGTGGTATGAATGGCGCAGGTTTCCATGGTGGATATAATGATATTATCTATCAGATTGTAGGTCAACCTTTAGGTGTTTTCTATCTTCCTCACTGCAAAGGAATCGTTGACAACGGGCATGGACACAACAAATACGACATTGCTGATTTGAATAATGACAATGTAATCGACCTCAGCGACCATGGCGATCGCTATATCGCAGGACAAGCAACACCTAAGATGACCTTGGGTTCTAACATAAGTTTCAGATACAAAGCATTCGACATTTCCTTACAGATGAATGGTGCTTTCGGACATAAGATATTTAACGGAACAACTCTTTCTTTCCTGAACATGTCAAACTTCCCTGACTATAATGTCCTTGCAGAAGCTCCTGCACGGAATATCGTTGACCAGAATGTGACGGATTATTGGTTAGAAAAAGGTGATTATCTAAACTTTGATTATCTTACGATAGGTTGGAATACGCCTGTTAAAAACAAATATATCAACTCACTACGTGTGTCTTTTAGCATCAATAACCTTGCAACAATAACAAGTTATAGTGGCTTAACACCGATTATCAATAGTTATGTAGTAGATAACACTTTAGGTATTGATGACAAACGTACCTATCCTCCTTATCGCACTTATTCTATCGGTGTGAGCATTAAGTTCTAAGCAATTTAACACAACATAAACAACTGTCAAGTATGAAATACTTACTTCGCCCACTCTTTTTTCTAACTCTCCTCACATTGACAGGTTGTCTGGACGAGAATAGCAAAGACAGCCTCGATGAACAACATACCTACACGACAGATAGAGATGTATATGTCAACGCCGTCGCTACCTTGTATAACTACATAGGAAGTGATAAAGACAGTGAGGGATTACAAGGTACTTATCGTGGTGTATATGATTATAATACGTTCACAACCGATGAAGCAATCATACCTGTACGTGGTGGAGACTGGTATGATGGAGGCTTTTGGGCTGATTTATATACACATAACTGGGCAGAAGACAGTAAACCGCTCTACGATACATGGAAGTATCTCTATAAAGTAATTGTATTCAGTAATGATGCACTTACAACTATCGACAAACATAAACAACTGCTTACAGATGAGCAGTACAAGGCTTATAGGGCGGAAGTTAGGGCTATCCGTGCCTTATACTACTATTACCTTATGGATATGTTTGGAAATATACCATTAGTAACTACGGCTGACGAAAGTACTGAAAACGTAGAACAAGCAAGTCGCCCTGAGGTATATCGGTTTATTGTAAAAGAACTACAAGAAGTCACCCCACTGCTTCCTACAGGTCATAGTAACCTTCTTGGCAAGAACTATGGACGTGTAACACGTTCTGTAGCCAACTTCCTTCTTGCTAAGTTGATGCTGAATGGTGAGGTTTATTCTGATGCTGATTGGACAGATAATCAACAACCTAATGGTAAGCAAACCTACTTTACCATCAATGGTCAGCAGATGAATATATGGCAAGCCTGCAAATATTACTGCGATGAGTTGACTGCTGATGGCTTTACCTTAGCAGCCGATTATCTCAGCAACTTCTCTGTTAACAACGAGAATTCACCAGAGAATATCTTTACTATCCCACTCGACAAACACCTTTACAAGAGCCAATTCCAGTATCTCTTCCGCTCTCGTCACTACTCACATGGCGGTGCCTTCGGTACAGGCTCTGAGAATGGAGCCTGTGCAACTATTTCAACAGTGAAGACTTTCGGCTATGGTACCAGTAATGTTGACAAGCGATATGCTTATAACCTCTACTCTGACACTGTTCGAGTAGATGGAAATATCATATATTTAGAAAATGGCAAACCACTTGTTTATATGCCACTTGCTGTAGAGTTAAATCTCACTAACAGCCCATATATCAAGACGGCAGGAGCAAGAATGGCTAAATATGAGGTGGACCGCAACGCCTTTAACGATGGTAAAAGCCCAGACAACGACATTGTTCTCTTCCGTTATGCCGATGTATTGCTAATGAAGGCTGAAGCTGCAGTACGCAACGGAGAGAATGGTAATACTGAACTGAACCTCGTTCGCAGCCGTAGTGGCATGGGAAATAGAACTGCTACATTAGATAATATTCTTGCTGAACGCCTGATGGAACTAATGTGGGAGGGCTGGCGTCGTAATGACCTCATCCGCTTCAATCGTTTCCATCAGTCCTACGACCTTCGTACTGCACCCGCAACAGAAGCCGACCGTCATACTATCGTCTTCCCTATCCCATCACGTGCATTAGACCTCAACGAAAAACTGAAACAGAATAAAGGTTATCAACGCTAAATAAAACCTCCGTCAGCTCCATGCTTCTGTGTGAGGTTTAACGCTGTAAGGTTAAGAAATATATTGACAAAACATTCGAGAAAAAGGTAGGAAAATGCCTTAAAAGCGAGCTGCTTTATCGCTTCCGTAAGTTACTTGTTATCAGGTAGTTGCAAAAAGAGGTTTTAAAAGGTGCTTAATAAGGTTCTAAAAGGGCGTTAGTAAGACCTCAAAAGGGCACCTTTTGCAAGCCAATTGGGCGTTAATTACAAGCCATTTTGTGGTCTTTACAAAATCAATATGTGAAAAAATTGGACAAACTTAAAGAGGTTTAGAGTGATAAGGTATGCATCTTGCGCATAGACTCTTAAGAAATATCACACAGCGAGGCTCTAAGTTTGCAGCAAGAAACTTAGAGTTGCTCTGTATGTCTTATTATATAATAGGTTTAAACTATCACTTCATAATCTGAAAGAACCCTAACTAATAGGTTACTAATCATGATAACTATTAATCAGATTCAAAAAGAAACGTCTGAAATCACTCCACTTATAATAATAAGGTTTAGCGGTCGAAGGCAATGGTAGCGTAGCTTCTTCCTCATTGAGCAGTGCCTTTACAAGAACGTCTGCCTTTGGGTTCTTTGGGATCTTATAGAACACAAGCTGAATATTAGCTGCCATTGGGAAGATACGTGAACCTATCCAACCCTTTGCTTCAAGACTATCAACCTGAAACACTTGTACGTAACTTCCATTTAAATCGAGCAGACAAGCCAACGGCATAACCATTGTTTCATGTCCGAAGCGAAGTGTAGCTCCTGGATGTGGAAGCGCAAGACAAGAATCTGCTTCAGTAATAATATTACGCAAGAGATTACGCTGAGAGAAAGGCTGTTTAGCACCACTCTGAGGTGCACCTGCAAAGTGTAGATACCACCAAACATTGGTTCGCTGCCAAAGCCGATAACGTTCATCTGGCGTAAAAATATCATATAGTGATAACGAATGACGTATCTCCGAGTTCTGCACGAAACCAGCAAGGCTAAAGAGGTCGGTTATCAGCTGCTCTGCATTGACATTCTTGTCAACATAATCAGCATTTTTGAAAAGGCGGGACATCAATGGCTGATAATTCATATTGCGTTTCTCCCAATCCTTCATAGTTTCTTTAACCTCCTCACTCTCCTTTTGTTGAGCAAGTTTCTTGTCTGAAAAGTTCATGTAATACATATCATGTTCACTCGCATCGTGGCGAATTCGCAAATGAGGATTCTGTCGTAAGAGTTCCTGTAGGGCATTCTCCATGGATAGAATACAACGGATAACCACCGTTGACTTGGCATCCACCCACACAGAATCACGAAAAACAGATGGGAAACGTTTAAACATTCGTCGTGCAATCTGCTTATGTTGCTCAGCACCCAATGGTGTCAACTCGCCCCAACGCTTGTATGACTCAGCATACATACGACGTATCTTACCCATTGTTTCCCTACCTTTCTCACTGAGGATACCAGCCGAATCAGCTCGCTCAAGCACCTGCAGCGGTCGAATATAGTCTTGTCCTGATAAAAGATAACGCGATCCATGTCTTCCATAGTGAGAGATATAGACTGGGACATAGCCAATAGGAGGTGCCGTAAGTTTTCCTGAAGGCGTAGGATAGGCTACCCCATTACTTGCTGATAGTTCTGGCTTCGCATCAATATCTTTTCTGAATGACTGTGCTGTCACATGTAACGAAGACAGGAAAGCCATCATACACAGCAGAGTGATTTGTTTTCTCATATCATAATAAATTTGTTTTATATTCTTATAAGGACGAAACCAAAACGCCATGAACGCACAGGGTGATTTCATCCTATCCTACAAAGATAAGCATTTTTCATGATTTTCGGAGGTTAAGGTAATAAAAGAAAATGAGAATGTGCCTATTAACACATCCTCATTTCTCTCTAATCCTATCCAGCCCTCCCCTCCTTTGGAGGGGTTGGGGGAGGTCTTTACATATCCTCTTGGAACAATGGGTCCTCAGGAACAACCATTATTGGTTTCTGCTGAGCAGCCTTCATGATATTCTCTGGTACGTACTTATTATCAACAACCAGACGGAAGGTGTATTCATTAAACCAAGGATTACTCATAATCAAGTAACCATTCTGACCATAAGAGGCACTCCAAGAGTTCTCTACCTTCCACTTCTTTGACTGACCATTCTCATCTAAGTCTACTGCTGTAAGTGTCATCGCATGGGTTGAACCACTGTCAAAGGTTGCAATACGCTCTGCCTTATTCATTGGGAAGCTTGTTCCGAAAAGTGTTCCATAGTCATAGTTATCCAAGTCAAGATAACCACGCTTGCGGTCGAGCTGCTTACCCACATCATAACTGGTGTACATCTTTGTTGAGTCTTTCAGTGAAGCTATAGCCATCTTCGCAATATCTTCCATTGGAAGGTTCACATACTTCCAGTTATGACCATCGTAGGTATGACGGTCATACTCTATCTCGTAGGTCTTATAGTAAGGACGACGAGGGTCGTTCATTGCCATAATAAAGGTTCCATTGAGTGGACCTCCCACTGTCTCCTTATAGAATTCCTGTGGTGTATAGGTCTTAGCCTTACCAATCTGTTTACCGTTTTTATCCTTGAAAGCAAAGGTGAATGTCTTCACTGGCTCACCCAAAGAAAGTGAGAGTATATGATAGATATTACCCAACATCTCTGTCTTGCGTGCCTTGATAGCTGCCTTTGACTTCTTGTCAGCTACCATCTTACGCAGTTCCAAACCATACTCACGTAGTTTTGATGACACAATCCTTGCCATACGAGAGGTATTTTCAGCTGAATAGGTTTCTTGCATGGCTTCCATGGGTACTACTCCATACTTCTCAACCAAGTCAGATACACCGCAGAATGTACCGCCATCACTGATAGGATTCTTAAAGAAGAACTGCACACGTGGGTCGTCTAATGACTTACCAGCATTGTCTATCACACCCTGCAACATCAAGTTAGCCTTCTCTAACTGGTCATAGAAAGAGAGGTAAACGTGAGAATATTCCACTCTCAATGTATCCTTATGGCGACGTGCAAAGTTAGCACGCAAAACATTCAGTCCTGTAAAGAGCCAGCAACGACCCGAACTTTTCTGATCTTGGATATTCTGTTTCGGTGTCTCCACGCTAAAGTAGGTGTCTACAGGACCAGAATTACGGAAGTTACGAGCAAGGTCATCAATAGAATTTGTGGCGATTGCATTCGATAAAGCACGGTCAGACTTAGTCAATCCAGACTTCTGAATCTGCTGCAACATCTGTGCATCAATACCACCATCTTTCGTCTGTGCCTGAAGTGTAAGCACCCAACTTAGCAAGCCACAGGCTATAAACATTTTCTTTCTCATTGTTTTCTTAATAATATTAAGGTAAAGGGTTATTAAAAACTTATTTTCTACAAAGATACTATTTATTTCCCATTGTTGTTGTAATAATGTGTGAAAATCATCATTGATATTGATAAATTCTACCTAAAAGGGAAAGCTTAACAATTTCTTTTGGTGAAGAGAAAAGAGTTTATTTCATAAAAATTAAAGGCAGTACATGAAAAGAAGGAATCCTATCCTATCACTTTGACCATACTTTCAGGCATTTTCTATGTAAAACATTTGCGTATATTGTTTTTTTTTACGAATATTGCATACGCAAATTAGCGGCTGATGAAAGTCGCATAAACTAAAAATAAATCTATGAAGAAAATCTTATTGAGCCTGTTTCTTGCTGCTGTCAGCCTATCAAGCTATGCACAGCACTTTATAACAGACCCTAATTTCAGACAAAAAGTAGAAAATGCATTCCAAGCCAAGATGAAGGTTATTGGCAAGAAGTTCTATAACACAAAGGGGCTTCGGGTGTCTCCTGAAGAAGAGGAAGCCTTACGTTTCTTGTATGCTTATATGCCAATTGCCGATGCTACGGACTATCCTACGGCCTATCATCTTAAAAACATACGCACCGCCTTGCAAACAAGAAAGTCTATGGCATGGGGAAAAGATGTCCCTGAATTGCTGTTTAGACATTTCGTTTTGCCTATGCGTGTAAACAACGAGCCGCTTGATAGCTCTCGTGCTATCTTCTATCGTGAACTGAGTGAGCGTGTGAAAGGACTTCCTATGAAGGAAGCTATCCTTGAGGTAAACCACTGGTGCCACGAACGTGTTACCTACGAGCCTTCTG harbors:
- a CDS encoding glycoside hydrolase family 2 TIM barrel-domain containing protein, producing MEKLFLTALLMGMSMSGIHAQKAVIEPTFTEWHDLQVNAVNRFATHTDFFAFAPFENLRGTKFDMKKSANYLSLDGDWKFNWVENADQRPTDFFRTDFDDSQWKTFPVPGIWEVNGYGDPVYVNIGFAWRGNFKNNPPEVPIKENHVGSYRRTIRIPDNWDGKQIIAHFGSVTSCVYLWVNGKFVGYSEDSKIGPEFDVTKYLKKGDNQIAFQVFRWSDGSYCEDQDFWRLSGVARESYLYARDAKQHLKDIRVTPDLVNDYKDGTLSVNLQLAGNTKAFLILEDADNNLTAKDVVTPDKAGQAKAFMELRNPKKWTAETPYLYNLYVNVEDAKTGKAIETIPLKVGFRKVEIKNSQVLVNGQPVLFKGANRHEMDPDGGYVVTRERMIQDIKLMKRLNVNAVRTCHYPDDPIWYDLCDEYGLYVVAEANQESHGFGYNKDAVSGSPLFAKQIMERNQHNVGTKFNHPSIIFWSLGNETCYSKNFDDAYDWIKSQDQSRPVQYERAELNGYATDIFCPMYYSPKACEDYSKNAQYTRPLIQCEYNHTMGNSGGNLKEYWDLVRKYPKFQGGFDWDFVDQGLHRNPKFDASRRLEDYERAADAVDVKTEYTYGGDYNKTDPSDNNFNCNGMIGPDRQLNPHAYEVAYEYQNIWARPVDLKQGKIAVHNEYFFRDLSNYRMEWSLVNEGKVVEKGAIEELNVAPQQTVEYTLPIVGKDFDGEVLLNIDFKLKTAEPLMTSGQTVAEMQMEVQPWQPMPKMEPVVKNKVKVTDNVKEGVVRFAGNNFDLVFDRKTGFLSSYQVDGRNFLGEGGSLKPNFWRAMTDNDMGTNFQNRLSVWKNPTMTLKSLEVDKKMNRLTAEYDLPQVGGQLCLVYHVAADGALHVSMDMEMKEGSKAPQLPRFGMLMQLPYNMDKSVFYGRGPIENYADRKLSQRIGRYEQTADKQFFPYIRPQETGTKSDVRWWQQTDNSGHGFRVLFDEAAFSASALHYNISDLDEGSEKHQRHSYQVPMSKYTNLTLDAAMMGVGGIDSWGSEPLKKYQLPAENRAMHFWIVPVF
- a CDS encoding RagB/SusD family nutrient uptake outer membrane protein, giving the protein MKYLLRPLFFLTLLTLTGCLDENSKDSLDEQHTYTTDRDVYVNAVATLYNYIGSDKDSEGLQGTYRGVYDYNTFTTDEAIIPVRGGDWYDGGFWADLYTHNWAEDSKPLYDTWKYLYKVIVFSNDALTTIDKHKQLLTDEQYKAYRAEVRAIRALYYYYLMDMFGNIPLVTTADESTENVEQASRPEVYRFIVKELQEVTPLLPTGHSNLLGKNYGRVTRSVANFLLAKLMLNGEVYSDADWTDNQQPNGKQTYFTINGQQMNIWQACKYYCDELTADGFTLAADYLSNFSVNNENSPENIFTIPLDKHLYKSQFQYLFRSRHYSHGGAFGTGSENGACATISTVKTFGYGTSNVDKRYAYNLYSDTVRVDGNIIYLENGKPLVYMPLAVELNLTNSPYIKTAGARMAKYEVDRNAFNDGKSPDNDIVLFRYADVLLMKAEAAVRNGENGNTELNLVRSRSGMGNRTATLDNILAERLMELMWEGWRRNDLIRFNRFHQSYDLRTAPATEADRHTIVFPIPSRALDLNEKLKQNKGYQR
- a CDS encoding SprT-like domain-containing protein, whose amino-acid sequence is MNAELTIDYLRQAFEHYNDLIFEGKLPVPKLKWSRAKTRLGQMACKRKTSWGRIKYYDFTISISNYYKLTKEEIDDVLIHEMIHYSIAYTGLKDTSAHGIVFRGMMDKINRTFNRHITISVRTRNLQARSVQQPKDYLILALKMKDGKYFLSSVNPSAAGKLAISLARAREIAHYAWYQSQDEYFRSMPRVRSLRGRQVSAEVYETMIEKMKLLK
- a CDS encoding SusC/RagA family TonB-linked outer membrane protein — protein: MARQHFLTHSLVCCLLLIGSTNIANAQRRYKAITKKQKQPLFLMSDTLPIVGSMAKVGEKQMNKGLVNSAINALSGQAVGVNVVTNGQDRMAMLTSVRVRGTTSLTGGNDPLVLIDGVSSDLSTLSTIYPADIESFTILKNASETSKYGSRGASGVIEVKTKRGNGSKFQIYYDGTAGFDVVYKRLRMLNATEYVSAAKALGLDYVDKGYDTNFQKEIARTGFVNSHHVAFSGGSEKSNYRASLGYVRGQTVIKNKDYNNFVAKLDISQLAFDERLKIDFGAFGSSQQDEKIFDIQALSYSIAAMNPTLPFHKIGNGWQRNGNASQIGPTEPLLFERNDEKNLTFNSHLQLSLQLTHNLQLAALGSYSYTSTENGRFAPTWVWAQGLAYRGERKTEDMLGNISLDWKYRWGINNLSATILAEYQKKKMAAFWTQVKGLTNNYFGYDNLGAASDRPYGGTGSSYADPSLASFMGTLTYTLLDRYTLNLTTRADGSSMVGKDHTWGIFPSISATWDMKKESFLRNNKNISLLNFRTGYGRSGNLGGISSYLTLRQYIPVGLISYNGTPTVTMGTLRNSNPDLRWETRSTFNIGTDLGLFNNRLLLTAEYYYSKTTDMLYEYDVPVPTFAFDKLLANIGSMSNSGFELGIGIVPISKKDMELNVNVNMAWQKNKLLSLNGKLNGRNMTASDITPIGGMNGAGFHGGYNDIIYQIVGQPLGVFYLPHCKGIVDNGHGHNKYDIADLNNDNVIDLSDHGDRYIAGQATPKMTLGSNISFRYKAFDISLQMNGAFGHKIFNGTTLSFLNMSNFPDYNVLAEAPARNIVDQNVTDYWLEKGDYLNFDYLTIGWNTPVKNKYINSLRVSFSINNLATITSYSGLTPIINSYVVDNTLGIDDKRTYPPYRTYSIGVSIKF